One segment of Lachancea thermotolerans CBS 6340 chromosome E complete sequence DNA contains the following:
- a CDS encoding KLTH0E08140p (conserved hypothetical protein) — MKVIKRRRSIKSCKYCYEHKLKCNKQSPCNNCARLGITNFCVYGFKKDEVDAKPLSSTETFKPKDQVLKTSSTHPKTKPYYPYLSGANAEEVLSNRHQAHKNPTDACMKRNEVTNFNKFDVKCMSVEEVASLIPPSQASTFLVVDVYFHKIHPIIPVLDREEVFRQIEEVYSQIRLQRTICVSSSITVFAILFSVAYSNVAEGQIPDLLLCEKYFSAFQALLNINCFPYRPSLNAVQGLLVTSFVVDPNMVETLGISATLLRHAQQIGVHKLKVPSGSTRNEIVRTLWHFLLYFEGSSSVVAGLPFLSSQQLFNLVNLPKEGDALEPSHAAFANGRFHINNMFRKIMSYKDEGIVPAGSSMLETKREANSLNDKVEGLCKIIEETNHEHAIYFVSTLRIFLLRAHLRFKALVTEKKKAAQVRPEKKQNVRFFNDAVGKVLNSGSSMDGETAELSIILLSYTLRRLVSSSCTKFSWYSKGSTVMQYLFILVKDIYQSPEMAYDFSRPDFEVPIVLSQDILECSIADPVYFKVALVEELLKLLEMKLVPLWSDEDLNIFRLVRCIKERVWELNSFMIETNRHRFQPIYACSLFQHCAANLESMNSFNFEECMKQWELDKITFDSERILNCLSDF, encoded by the coding sequence ATGAAGGTTATTAAGCGACGCAGATCCATCAAATCATGCAAGTACTGTTACGAACATAAGCTGAAATGCAATAAGCAGTCTCCCTGCAACAATTGTGCTCGACTAGGGATCACGAACTTCTGTGTTtatggcttcaaaaaagacgAAGTTGATGCCAAACCTTTGAGCTCAACTGAAACGTTCAAGccaaaagatcaagtgTTGAAGACTTCGTCGACCCACCCCAAGACAAAGCCGTACTATCCCTACCTGTCAGGTGCAAATGCGGAGGAAGTTCTGTCAAACCGTCATCAAGCTCATAAAAACCCAACAGATGCTTGCATGAAAAGGAATGAAGTTACTAATTTCAACAAGTTTGATGTGAAGTGTATGTCAGTTGAGGAGGTCGCATCTTTAATTCCCCCAAGCCAAGCATCAACCTTTCTTGTGGTAGATGTGTACTTCCACAAAATTCATCCAATCATACCTGTTCTTGATCGCGAAGAGGTTTTTCGGCAGATCGAAGAGGTCTACAGTCAAATTCGCCTCCAAAGAACGATTTGCGTCTCAAGCTCAATTACGGTCTTTGCTATTCTCTTCAGCGTGGCTTATTCTAACGTTGCGGAGGGCCAGATCCCAGATCTTTTACTCTGCGAGAAATACTTCTCAGCATTCCAGGCGCTCTTAAACATCAACTGCTTTCCTTATAGGCCCTCATTAAATGCGGTGCAAGGTCTTTTGGTTACAAGCTTTGTAGTTGACCCTAACATGGTGGAAACTTTGGGCATATCCGCAACGCTGCTCCGACATGCTCAGCAGATTGGGGTGCATAAGCTCAAGGTACCTTCTGGCAGCACTAGAAACGAAATTGTGCGAACTTTATGGCATTTTTTACTGTATTTTGAGGGTTCCTCATCGGTGGTAGCTGGACTACCATTTCTTAGCAGCCAGCAATTGTTTAACTTGGTAAATTTGCCAAAAGAGGGCGACGCTTTGGAACCGTCTCATGCTGCATTTGCGAATGGTCGATTCCATATAAACAACATGTTCAGAAAAATAATGAGCTACAAAGATGAGGGTATTGTACCAGCTGGCAGCTCAATGCTTGAAACCAAAAGAGAAGCTAATTCTCTCAATGATAAAGTCGAAGGGCTGTGTAAGATTATTGAGGAAACGAACCACGAGCACGCCATTTACTTTGTGAGTACGTTGAGAATATTTCTACTTAGAGCCCATCTTAGGTTCAAGGCCCTTGTCACcgagaaaaaaaaagccgCCCAGGTACGACcggagaagaagcagaatgTGAGGTTTTTCAATGATGCAGTTGGAAAAGTCTTGAACTCCGGAAGTTCAATGGATGGGGAAACTGCGGAGTTATCTATCATCCTGCTTTCCTACACCCTTCGGAGGCTTGTATCGAGTAGCTGTACCAAGTTTTCCTGGTACAGCAAAGGATCAACAGTCATGCAATATCTTTTCATTCTTGTTAAAGATATCTACCAGTCTCCTGAAATGGCTTACGACTTTTCCAGGCCAGACTTTGAAGTGCCTattgttctttctcaagaCATACTCGAGTGTTCAATTGCCGATCCAGTATATTTCAAGGTCGCTTTGGTTGAGGaacttttgaaactttTGGAAATGAAACTTGTTCCCCTCTGGAGTGACGAGGATCTTAACATTTTCAGACTGGTGCGTTGTATCAAGGAAAGAGTTTGGGAGCTTAACAGCTTTATGATAGAAACCAACCGACACCGCTTCCAACCAATTTACGCCTGTAGTCTGTTTCAACACTGTGCCGCGAACTTAGAGTCCATGAACAGctttaattttgaagaatgcaTGAAGCAGTGGGAGCTAGATAAGATAACTTTTGACTCCGAAAGAATCTTGAACTGTTTATCCGATTTTTAG
- the CDH1 gene encoding Cdh1p (similar to uniprot|P53197 Saccharomyces cerevisiae YGL003C CDH1 CDC20 homolog 1 protein required for Clb2 and Ase1 degradation): MSEEMRNPFISNTPSSSPAKSRVQSGNRITKRDTSSSSSLTSVNSSPLRRPRSSNGGYTDRFLPNRTNMDLKSVISIGSSQLPRLVPSDSDNHLEVRREQEAHETFDAVLKNELFGEKLCEASNENEDSIERIKYTATFPYREPSTPPRSQEASGRDALLSPSPSSPATPRRLTFENHSKPSSSSMRGASLLTYCEKKASRPSAASLLQSQYSSSASPVRPDSKKLLLSPSKKVRQISKIPFRVLDAPSLADDFYYDLVDWSSADMLAVALGKSIFLTNNNTNEVAQLAKTDDDYTSLSWVGAGSHLAVGQANGLVKIFDVEKKRCIRTIPGHIDRVACLSWNNHILTSGSRDRRILHRDVRTPEPCFEEIRTHKQEVCGLKWNVDENQLASGGNDNVVFVYDGTSRKPILTLAEHTAAVKAMAWSPHRRGVLATGGGTADKRLKIWNVRTSTKLHDVDTASQVCNMIWSRNTNEIITSHGYSKYNLTLWDGVNAEPIAILKGHSFRVLHMTLSADGTTIVSGAGDETLRYWKLFDKPRPQAHAASALLSTFNQLR, translated from the coding sequence ATGTCAGAGGAAATGAGGAACCCCTTCATAAGTAATACACCATCGTCTTCTCCTGCAAAGTCAAGGGTCCAGAGCGGCAACCGCATAACAAAACGAGACACAtcttcatcctcatcaTTAACTTCTGTGAACTCCTCGCCCTTGAGGAGACCGCGATCTAGCAATGGCGGCTACACTGATAGGTTTCTCCCCAACAGAACTAACATGGATTTGAAGTCTGTTATCTCTATTGGTTCGTCCCAACTGCCAAGGCTAGTTCCCTCCGATTCAGACAATCACTTAGAAGTAAGAAGggaacaagaagcgcatGAAACATTCGATgctgttttgaagaatgaaTTGTTTGGAGAGAAACTATGCGAAGCTTCCAACGAGAACGAAGACAGTATCGAGAGGATTAAGTATACTGCTACCTTTCCTTACCGCGAGCCTTCTACGCCCCCTAGGTCCCAGGAGGCATCTGGAAGGGACGCATTGTTGTCGCCTTCTCCATCAAGCCCTGCAACTCCACGGCGCCTTACTTTCGAAAATCACTCAAAGCCCAGCAGCAGTAGTATGCGAGGCGCTAGCTTGCTAACGTACTGCGAAAAGAAAGCGTCGAGACCATCGGCAGCTTCGCTGCTACAAAGTCAGTATTCCAGTTCAGCATCACCAGTACGACCTGACTCAAAAAAACTACTTCTATCCCCAAGCAAAAAGGTACGgcaaatttcaaaaatccCCTTCAGGGTTCTTGACGCGCCCTCACTAGCTGACGATTTCTATTATGATCTCGTTGACTGGTCCAGCGCTGACATGCTTGCAGTTGCGTTAGGTAAATCTATCTTTCTGACAAACAATAATACAAATGAAGTGGCTCAACTTGCCAAAACCGACGACGATTATACAAGTTTGAGCTGGGTAGGAGCTGGCTCTCACCTGGCTGTGGGTCAAGCAAACGGGCTcgtgaaaatttttgatgtcgagaagaagcggtGCATACGAACTATACCAGGTCATATCGATCGCGTCGCATGTCTCTCTTGGAATAATCATATTCTGACATCGGGAAGCAGAGACCGGAGGATTTTGCACAGAGACGTTAGGACGCCCGAGCCATGTTTCGAAGAAATCCGCACGCACAAGCAGGAGGTATGTGGATTGAAGTGGAATGTTGACGAAAATCAATTAGCATCTGGTGGGAATGACAACGTCGTTTTTGTTTACGATGGAACGTCCAGAAAACCCATTCTCACACTTGCTGAGCACACAGCAGCCGTCAAGGCTATGGCTTGGTCCCCACATAGACGCGGGGTCTTGGCTACGGGTGGAGGAACAGCTGATAAGAGGTTAAAGATATGGAACGTCAgaacatcaacaaagctCCATGACGTGGACACCGCCTCACAAGTTTGTAACATGATATGGTCCCGCAATACAAATGAAATCATAACTTCGCATGGGTACTCTAAATACAACCTAACGCTGTGGGATGGGGTGAATGCTGAACCTATTGCCATCCTCAAAGGGCATAGCTTCCGTGTTTTACACATGACACTTTCGGCAGACGGAACAACCATAGTATCTGGAGCAGGTGATGAAACCCTCAGATactggaagctttttgacaagcCCAGACCACAAGCGCATGCTGCGTCCGCACTTCTAAGCACATTTAATCAATTAAGGTAG
- the SWD1 gene encoding COMPASS subunit protein SWD1 (similar to uniprot|P39706 Saccharomyces cerevisiae YAR003W SWD1 Subunit of the COMPASS complex which methylates histone H3 on lysine 4 and is required in transcriptional silencing near telomeres), with the protein MANLLLQDPFSVLKEYPERLTQTFETPFHTCCVQFSYAGDYLAMGCSNGAVMIYDMDTTKPIAMLGGTSGAHVRSIQSIAWSRSGRYVLTSSRDWFVKLWDMKTPGEPFRQVKFGSSPWTCQWTFLSEWKCVVTVYEETHAFVVDFAEDVPHARELLASTELQEPEEEGDQKERDYGYTLVVCSHPKHTSVIITGTSKGWLKAYLVDGEKTELVCSYRFAPTNAKHIIMSQSGDRMAINSSDRTIRQYLVTVSDDLKEINFTLEHKYQDVINKLQWNSIFFSSNSAEYLVASTHGSSAHDLYLWETSTGTLVRVLEGTDEELLDIDWNFYNMCIASNGLETGNVYIWSLVISPKWSALAPDFEEVEENIEYREKEDEFDQVGQLEQQQEMDQAEEVRIDLRCRERYDVRGNEIAVDRFVVPLDYESILVLKNWHKNG; encoded by the coding sequence ATGGCCAACCTCTTGTTACAGGATCCATTCTCTGTCTTGAAAGAGTATCCGGAAAGGCTCACACAGACATTTGAGACGCCATTTCACACTTGCTGCGTCCAGTTTTCTTATGCTGGTGATTATTTGGCCATGGGGTGCTCTAATGGAGCGGTAATGATCTATGACATGGACACAACAAAACCGATCGCTATGCTAGGAGGCACAAGTGGAGCACACGTCAGATCTATCCAGTCAATCGCATGGTCAAGAAGTGGGCGCTATGTGCTGACGAGCTCTCGAGATTGGTTCGTCAAGTTGTGGGATATGAAGACGCCGGGCGAGCCTTTTCGTCAAGTGAAGTTCGGCTCTTCGCCCTGGACATGCCAATGGACTTTCCTAAGTGAATGGAAGTGTGTCGTGACCGTGTACGAGGAAACGCATGCTTTTGTCGTGGACTTCGCTGAAGATGTTCCGCATGCACGAGAACTTCTTGCTTCTACTGAGCTACAAGAACCTGAAGAGGAAGGAGATCAGAAAGAGCGAGACTATGGTTACACTCTGGTCGTTTGCAGCCATCCAAAGCACACAAGCGTAATTATTACTGGCACATCAAAAGGATGGTTGAAAGCCTACTTAGTTGACGGCGAAAAAACCGAGTTAGTATGTTCGTACCGGTTTGCACCAACGAATGCAAAACACATAATTATGTCACAGTCTGGAGACAGAATGGCAATAAACTCGTCTGATCGAACAATCCGCCAATACTTGGTAACGGTCAGCGACGATCTTAAAGAAATAAATTTCACGTTGGAGCATAAATACCAGGATGTGATTAACAAGCTCCAATGGAATAGCATATTCTTTAGCAGCAATTCCGCCGAGTACTTGGTGGCCTCAACCCATGGGTCTTCTGCCCATGACCTCTATCTGTGGGAGACGAGCACGGGTACTCTCGTCCGTGTACTAGAAGGCACAGATGAAGAGTTGCTAGATATCGACTGGAACTTTTACAATATGTGCATCGCTAGCAATGGGCTAGAGACTGGCAATGTATATATTTGGTCGTTAGTGATATCTCCCAAATGGAGTGCCTTAGCGcctgattttgaagaggtcGAGGAGAATATTGAGTATagagagaaagaagacgaaTTCGATCAGGTTGGGCAATTAgaacagcagcaagaaaTGGACCAAGCTGAAGAAGTGAGGATTGATCTTCGCTGTCGCGAACGTTATGACGTTAGAGGCAACGAGATAGCCGTAGATCGATTTGTTGTACCACTTGACTACGAGAGTATTTTagtgctcaaaaactggcATAAAAATGGCTGA
- the ERP1 gene encoding Erp1p (similar to uniprot|Q05359 Saccharomyces cerevisiae YAR002C-A ERP1 Protein that forms a heterotrimeric complex with Erp2p Emp24p and Erv25p member along with Emp24p and Erv25p of the p24 family involved in ER to Golgi transport and localized to COPII-coated vesicles), translating to MKLFTCLLQLSALLLLTPFANAFYYYSSGGERRCFHKELPKNTLLQGKYSVQTYDDKAKAYVTPSRDQLSVVVEVEEIFDDNHRVMNQKLAAQSEFTFNAHDSGEHKICIQPQSTGWLAKVKTKVDIEFQTGSDASLDSKGKNTMQSLQSKIKVLNDRVEEIRREQELVREREAMFRDVSESANSRAMWWTVFQVVVLAGTCAWQLRHLRTFFVKQKIL from the coding sequence atgaagcTATTTACGTGCTTGCTCCAGTTGAGTGCGCTCCTTCTCCTTACACCATTCGCTAATGCTTTCTACTATTACAGCAGTGGTGGAGAACGTAGGTGTTTCCACAAAGAATTGCCCAAGAACACGTTGTTGCAAGGGAAATATAGCGTCCAGACTTATGATGATAAAGCGAAAGCGTATGTCACACCATCGAGAGATCAACTGTCGGTAGTTGTCGAAGTCGAGGAGATATTTGATGACAATCATCGTGTTATGAATCAAAAACTTGCAGCTCAGTCTGAATTCACCTTCAATGCTCATGATTCAGGAGAGCACAAGATTTGCATACAGCCCCAATCAACAGGATGGTTGGCAAAAGTTAAGACTAAGGTTGACATTGAGTTTCAAACTGGATCCGACGCTTCGCTGGACTCTAAGGGTAAGAACACCATGCAATCTTTACAGAGCAAGATTaaggttttgaatgatAGAGTTGAGGAAATCAGGAGGGAGCAAGAATTGGTCAGAGAGCGTGAGGCTATGTTCAGAGATGTCTCCGAGTCTGCTAATTCTCGCGCCATGTGGTGGACTGTTTTCCAGGTAGTTGTTTTGGCAGGCACTTGCGCTTGGCAGCTAAGGCACCTCCGTACGTTCTTTGTAAAGCAGAAGATTTTGTAA